From a single Armatimonadota bacterium genomic region:
- a CDS encoding DUF1559 domain-containing protein, which produces MRRGFTLIELLVVIAIIAILAAILFPVFARAREKARQTSCMNNVKQITLGFLQYVQDYDERFPWFVTNPAQGEPWWIVTQPYIKNEQVLQCPNWPASGSTTYWGKYYPYPRYGMNHYIMYNTSGAGGLAVIKRPAEIVLTGDCCHGMGDAWRFAWPLAPGSYSSSPRKCDAAQQGQNPDYAVHNGGTNLGFVDGHAKWMESKSFFSQRATMYQNPHL; this is translated from the coding sequence ATGAGACGTGGTTTCACCCTGATTGAACTGCTGGTGGTCATCGCGATTATCGCGATCCTCGCCGCAATCCTGTTCCCGGTCTTCGCCCGGGCGCGGGAGAAAGCGCGGCAGACGAGTTGCATGAACAACGTGAAGCAGATCACTCTCGGCTTCTTGCAGTACGTGCAGGACTACGACGAGCGCTTCCCCTGGTTCGTCACCAATCCCGCGCAGGGCGAGCCGTGGTGGATCGTCACCCAACCGTACATCAAGAATGAGCAGGTCCTGCAGTGCCCGAACTGGCCCGCGTCGGGATCCACGACCTACTGGGGCAAGTACTACCCCTATCCGCGGTACGGGATGAACCACTACATCATGTACAACACCAGCGGCGCGGGCGGATTGGCAGTCATCAAGCGCCCGGCGGAAATCGTGCTCACCGGCGACTGCTGCCACGGCATGGGCGACGCATGGCGTTTCGCCTGGCCGCTTGCCCCTGGCAGTTACAGCAGTTCGCCCCGCAAGTGCGACGCAGCCCAGCAGGGACAGAACCCGGACTATGCCGTGCACAATGGAGGCACGAATCTGGGGTTCGTGGACGGCCACGCGAAGTGGATGGAGTCCAAGTCCTTCTTCTCCCAGCGTGCCACGATGTACCAGAACCCGCACCTCTAG
- a CDS encoding DUF1559 domain-containing protein — MPRKEQIPMRRGFTLIELLVVIAIIAILAAILFPVFARAREKARQTSCLSNVKQLGLGAMMYCQDYDEMLFPRYQPISVYPAPANAVWWLPRPGYTSLLDPYVKNTQIGRCPSEPNRNGYGYNALLIGGNVPLAKIKRPAEIILFEDDTFGSMTAYYPSQGVANWGANFVNPPGTTGAGIVWGQNCPYGRHNDMANFAFCDGHAKAMKPIEVWADGTNKYYDYNQ; from the coding sequence ATGCCTAGAAAGGAGCAGATCCCTATGAGACGTGGTTTCACCCTGATTGAACTGCTGGTGGTCATCGCGATTATCGCGATCCTCGCCGCAATCCTGTTCCCGGTCTTCGCCCGGGCGCGGGAGAAAGCGCGGCAGACGAGTTGTCTGAGCAACGTCAAGCAGCTTGGCCTTGGCGCAATGATGTACTGCCAGGACTATGATGAAATGCTGTTCCCGCGCTACCAGCCGATCAGCGTGTACCCCGCACCCGCGAATGCCGTCTGGTGGCTGCCCAGGCCGGGGTATACGTCGCTGCTCGACCCGTACGTCAAGAACACCCAGATCGGCCGCTGCCCCAGCGAACCGAACCGCAATGGTTACGGCTACAATGCGCTCCTCATTGGCGGGAATGTCCCGCTGGCGAAGATCAAGCGCCCGGCGGAGATCATCCTGTTCGAAGACGACACATTCGGCAGCATGACCGCCTACTATCCCTCCCAGGGTGTGGCGAACTGGGGCGCCAATTTCGTGAACCCGCCCGGAACCACTGGTGCGGGGATCGTCTGGGGGCAGAACTGCCCCTACGGCAGGCACAACGACATGGCGAACTTCGCCTTCTGTGACGGCCATGCCAAGGCGATGAAGCCGATCGAGGTATGGGCGGACGGCACCAACAAGTACTACGACTACAACCAGTAG